A region of Nostoc sp. 'Peltigera membranacea cyanobiont' N6 DNA encodes the following proteins:
- a CDS encoding alpha/beta fold hydrolase, with the protein MPKIQINGIDLFYDIKGTGEPLLLIAGFLCDSAYWSLLMPSLVSQYQVIRLDNRGMGRSSAPETPYSLKQMANDVAALLDHLAIDKVHLAGHSMGGQIAQELVLAHPEKVQSLMLLSSLAKGDRLFNSIIETWGDLCGHVDLKLYEKVILPWIFTDTFYSIPGMIEGLIEFAIRYPFPPATHSLHHHSRAMLDFDTTDRLQQIHCPTLVLVGKQDILTPLKFSQQLVQGIPNAELVVLDSGGHGFLVESPDTVISAMLNFLRKFKPTYTI; encoded by the coding sequence ATGCCAAAGATTCAGATTAACGGGATTGATTTGTTTTACGACATTAAGGGAACAGGTGAGCCTTTGCTCTTAATAGCTGGCTTCCTTTGCGATAGTGCCTATTGGTCACTGCTCATGCCATCACTGGTTTCACAATATCAAGTGATTCGCTTAGACAACCGAGGTATGGGGCGAAGTTCTGCTCCCGAAACCCCCTATAGTCTGAAACAGATGGCTAATGATGTTGCAGCATTGCTCGACCATCTTGCGATCGATAAGGTGCATCTAGCAGGTCATTCAATGGGTGGTCAGATAGCGCAAGAATTAGTGTTAGCACATCCTGAAAAGGTACAAAGTCTGATGCTACTTTCATCCTTAGCAAAGGGCGATCGATTATTTAACAGCATCATTGAGACTTGGGGCGATCTCTGCGGTCATGTAGACTTGAAACTTTATGAAAAAGTCATATTACCCTGGATATTTACAGATACCTTCTACTCGATTCCTGGGATGATTGAAGGTCTAATCGAATTTGCAATCAGATATCCTTTCCCACCAGCGACTCATTCACTCCATCATCACAGTCGAGCTATGCTTGACTTTGACACAACAGACCGCCTTCAACAAATTCATTGTCCTACCCTAGTTCTAGTTGGGAAACAAGACATTCTTACCCCGCTAAAGTTTTCTCAGCAACTTGTCCAAGGCATTCCCAACGCTGAACTTGTAGTCCTCGACAGTGGTGGTCATGGCTTCTTAGTTGAGTCACCGGATACTGTGATTTCAGCCATGCTTAACTTCCTGCGGAAATTTAAGCCAACTTACACTATATAG
- a CDS encoding CIA30 family protein: protein MTDKNRSQWDLGRFIETLTYFEVIPFLNWVQQLIQGRPKDNQDRPNGGRNVGVILVAGATGGVGKRVVERSLQQGYKVRALVRDIDKARSILGHDIDLVVADITQPETLNSLVMADIQAVVCSTAVRVQPVEGDTADRAKYYQGVKFYQPEIVGDTPENVEYQGVKNLVQAAAKYLPQANEKLIFDFTKPSAELKDNWGALDDVVMGGVSASNIQLVENTALFAGNVSTANSGGFASVRTKNFDPPFNLSGNKGVKLRVKGDGQRYKIFLRTDTKWDGIGYSYSFDTVANTWIDVNIPFADLIPVFRAKVVKDAPPIEQSRICSFQLMLSKFEYDGALNPKFSPGGFSLQVESIKAYGGTTLPQFILVSSAGVTRPGRPGINLDEEPPAVKLNDQLGGILTWKLKGEDSLRESGIPYTIIRPCALTEELGGKELIFEQGDNIKGKISREDVAELCVQALKIATASNVTFEVKQGENSLNSIDWQRLFSYLEQDK from the coding sequence ATGACTGACAAAAATCGTTCTCAATGGGATTTAGGCAGGTTTATCGAAACCCTGACTTACTTTGAGGTAATTCCTTTCCTTAACTGGGTACAGCAGTTAATCCAAGGTCGTCCTAAGGATAATCAAGATAGACCCAATGGAGGGAGAAACGTGGGTGTAATACTAGTAGCAGGTGCAACAGGTGGTGTAGGTAAACGAGTCGTGGAGCGATCGCTCCAACAGGGTTATAAAGTTCGCGCCTTAGTTCGAGACATTGACAAAGCGCGGTCAATTCTTGGTCATGACATAGACTTGGTTGTTGCGGATATCACACAACCAGAAACCTTAAATTCTTTAGTAATGGCTGATATCCAAGCTGTAGTTTGTTCTACAGCAGTGCGCGTACAACCAGTTGAGGGAGACACAGCAGATAGAGCCAAATATTATCAAGGTGTTAAATTTTACCAGCCAGAAATTGTTGGCGACACCCCAGAAAATGTAGAATATCAAGGTGTTAAAAACTTAGTCCAAGCGGCCGCAAAATATTTACCCCAAGCAAACGAAAAACTAATATTTGATTTCACAAAGCCATCAGCAGAATTAAAAGATAACTGGGGGGCGCTGGATGATGTTGTTATGGGTGGTGTGAGTGCTAGTAATATCCAATTAGTAGAAAATACAGCTTTATTTGCTGGTAATGTCTCCACCGCTAACTCTGGCGGATTTGCTTCTGTCAGAACTAAGAATTTTGACCCACCCTTCAATTTATCTGGTAACAAAGGTGTGAAATTGCGTGTCAAAGGTGACGGTCAGCGTTATAAAATATTCTTACGGACAGATACAAAATGGGATGGCATAGGTTATAGCTATTCTTTTGACACTGTAGCTAATACCTGGATAGATGTTAACATTCCCTTTGCAGATTTGATTCCCGTCTTTCGGGCAAAAGTTGTCAAAGATGCGCCGCCAATTGAGCAGAGTAGAATTTGTTCGTTCCAATTGATGTTGAGCAAATTTGAATATGATGGGGCTTTGAATCCCAAATTTTCCCCCGGTGGTTTTAGTTTACAGGTGGAATCAATTAAAGCTTACGGCGGGACAACTTTACCACAATTTATTTTAGTCAGTTCAGCAGGCGTGACTCGTCCCGGTCGCCCTGGTATTAATTTAGATGAAGAACCGCCAGCAGTGAAATTAAATGACCAATTGGGAGGAATTTTAACTTGGAAGTTGAAGGGAGAAGATAGTTTAAGAGAAAGTGGAATTCCTTATACGATTATCAGACCTTGTGCTTTAACTGAAGAATTAGGAGGTAAGGAATTAATATTCGAGCAAGGTGATAATATTAAGGGCAAAATCAGCCGTGAAGATGTGGCAGAACTTTGCGTGCAAGCGCTAAAAATAGCGACAGCTTCTAATGTTACTTTTGAGGTAAAACAGGGAGAGAATAGTTTGAACTCTATAGATTGGCAGAGGCTATTTTCTTACTTAGAACAGGATAAATAA
- a CDS encoding HugZ family pyridoxamine 5'-phosphate oxidase, giving the protein MSQFEDIQAEYEKFPEQFESVIISTVSAQAIPNASYAPLVMDDSKNIYIYVSGLSTHTKNLYANPHVSVLFIEDEAKSNLIFARRRLSFDCTATLIERETDKWNQIVEQFQGRFGQIIEVLRGLSDFRIFQLTPSEGRFVVGFGGAYHVSGDNLHQLVQIAGDTDKKQG; this is encoded by the coding sequence ATGAGCCAATTTGAAGACATTCAAGCTGAGTACGAAAAGTTTCCTGAACAATTTGAGAGTGTAATCATTAGCACTGTTAGCGCCCAGGCAATACCCAATGCTAGTTATGCACCTTTAGTAATGGATGATTCCAAGAATATCTATATTTATGTTAGTGGTCTTTCAACTCATACCAAAAATCTCTATGCTAATCCTCATGTTAGTGTCTTGTTTATCGAGGATGAAGCCAAGAGTAATCTAATTTTTGCCCGTCGTCGTTTGAGTTTTGATTGTACCGCAACTTTGATAGAACGTGAAACTGACAAGTGGAATCAAATAGTTGAGCAATTTCAAGGGCGATTTGGTCAAATTATCGAGGTTTTGCGGGGCTTGTCTGACTTTCGGATTTTCCAGCTAACTCCTAGTGAAGGTCGTTTTGTAGTTGGTTTTGGGGGAGCATATCATGTCAGTGGTGATAACCTCCATCAACTTGTTCAGATCGCAGGAGATACTGACAAAAAGCAGGGATAA
- a CDS encoding DUF1818 family protein: MERVLKTGSGWRIGWNPDAPEFKGLVGTDNWAIELTEAELNDFCRLLAQLADTMKQLATELMEEEKIACEAESDLLWMEVEGYPHDYSLRFILNTGRCVEGKWDASAVPDLLQATGMLKVF, translated from the coding sequence ATGGAACGCGTTCTCAAAACCGGATCTGGCTGGCGGATTGGCTGGAATCCCGATGCACCTGAATTTAAAGGTTTAGTCGGTACAGATAATTGGGCGATTGAGTTAACTGAAGCCGAGTTGAATGATTTTTGCCGTCTACTAGCACAGTTAGCAGACACTATGAAGCAACTTGCAACTGAATTAATGGAAGAGGAAAAAATTGCTTGTGAAGCCGAAAGCGATTTGTTATGGATGGAAGTGGAAGGCTATCCTCATGATTACAGTCTGCGCTTCATCTTGAATACAGGGCGATGTGTAGAGGGTAAATGGGATGCTTCTGCTGTTCCAGATTTACTACAAGCTACTGGAATGCTTAAAGTTTTTTAA
- a CDS encoding DNA-directed RNA polymerase subunit omega codes for MLKRSKFETTQSQIMHRAEDLISAASNRYRITVQVANRAKRRRYEDFENNEDAMMKPVLRAIIEMSDELTQPEIIGEL; via the coding sequence ATGCTAAAGCGTTCTAAGTTCGAGACAACTCAGTCTCAGATTATGCATCGGGCTGAGGATCTGATTAGTGCAGCCTCAAATCGTTACCGCATTACGGTTCAGGTGGCAAATCGTGCTAAACGTCGGCGTTATGAAGATTTTGAAAATAACGAAGATGCGATGATGAAGCCAGTTCTAAGAGCAATTATCGAAATGTCTGATGAATTGACTCAGCCAGAGATTATTGGCGAATTATAA
- a CDS encoding fasciclin domain-containing protein, whose protein sequence is MADLVETAIKAGNFNTLVKAATVGNLIEILKSPGSFTLFAPTDEAFANLPEGTLDSLLKDIPKLQKIVAYHIVSGDVRSDDLLEINEAETLEGSIVAIESADGKIKVNSANILKTDILTDNGVIHIIDAVLMPAMVAGR, encoded by the coding sequence ATGGCTGACCTTGTGGAAACTGCTATCAAAGCGGGAAACTTCAATACCCTGGTGAAGGCTGCTACAGTTGGAAATCTTATAGAAATTCTCAAGAGTCCTGGTTCTTTCACATTATTTGCACCAACCGACGAAGCCTTTGCCAATCTGCCAGAAGGAACTTTAGATTCCCTACTAAAAGATATCCCTAAGCTCCAGAAAATTGTGGCGTATCATATCGTTAGTGGTGATGTTCGGTCTGATGATTTGCTAGAGATTAATGAGGCAGAGACCCTTGAGGGGTCAATTGTAGCGATTGAATCTGCCGACGGCAAAATTAAAGTAAATAGCGCCAATATCCTCAAAACAGACATTCTGACAGACAATGGCGTAATCCATATTATTGATGCAGTGTTGATGCCTGCAATGGTAGCAGGAAGGTAA
- a CDS encoding tRNA (cytidine(34)-2'-O)-methyltransferase encodes MPQVVLVNPQIPPNTGNIARTCAATGTELHLVGPLGFEISDRYLKRAGLDYWPYVKLHYHKSLEAFKTVHQERGGRWLGYTVGGNFNYVNFQFQADDWLLFGSETTGLPPTILSDCDATLYIPMSQPGVRSLNLSVSVAIGLFETRRQLGYLQ; translated from the coding sequence ATGCCCCAGGTAGTTTTAGTTAACCCACAAATTCCTCCTAATACAGGTAATATTGCTCGTACTTGTGCAGCTACAGGTACGGAGTTGCATTTGGTAGGGCCATTGGGGTTTGAAATTAGCGATCGCTACCTCAAAAGAGCCGGTTTGGATTACTGGCCTTATGTCAAACTGCACTATCACAAATCCCTAGAAGCCTTTAAAACCGTACATCAAGAGCGGGGAGGCAGATGGTTAGGTTATACCGTTGGTGGAAATTTTAATTATGTCAATTTTCAATTTCAAGCCGATGATTGGCTACTGTTTGGTAGTGAAACTACGGGCTTACCACCAACAATTTTGTCAGATTGCGATGCTACTCTGTATATTCCCATGAGTCAACCAGGGGTTCGCAGCTTAAATCTATCAGTAAGTGTAGCAATTGGCTTATTTGAAACCCGTCGTCAGTTAGGCTATTTGCAATAG
- a CDS encoding peptidoglycan DD-metalloendopeptidase family protein, translating into MKRALKKRVKAVLNNNPSSDDAPVEVLNVMNPKVNRRVRTKAAMIGLAISMGATSLLVTRQSDQAQAAVPVGSQKATSAIPAVPDTEVKFASTKLESHAVSSASVPENPVIVEPTAVSQVPGLEAKWQVATNKMSLQLPASETLPPATASYKNSTNLKPQVAQGLNNTLAETSFPTVNNLSDSSANGVGSTNISLNGQPQIVATSGAVNSEINAQLKAQQEFALNRLQEKSNRLRNSLAQLQSGEIANSSPADTALAQPTTVVEKTVLAQSDTSGDASKANLISKLKQKTQTSAIVPVAATPTVIASSARTSYEVKPGDTLAAIASKYNTSVSEIVKANNLNNPNELRISQQLIIPAVQVEATVASKPTVASKLTFVESKKTPKVATSPVNIGNANSYLPSTSQLPSIADNSSVAVPTSVIANNPVQANSATDLEVAPTTTRSYGVGGEDPVPTAFAQMQQPKTAANRVARGNNSDRLQGLQAEIQRLQQKYRAQQSGNLVVPAASETKNAAILTPISTPNNFTVPNFAVRPNSVAIPIPVPTPIRSNYSVQPVKPQFSTAVRSTEPVNPEFLPDLGSASKWTPSGTQSATRVATPYGRSNASESLGMMRGRTVSPQVMPPLAAVDQYLPRPIDELTPPPSTSTLAYIWPAKGTLTSGFGMRWGRPHKGIDVANSTGTPVVASAEGTIEKAGWNNGGYGNLVEIRHPDGSTTRYAHNSKILVQPGQQVHQGETIALMGTTGHSTGPHSHFEIHPAGKGAVNPIAFLPSNRV; encoded by the coding sequence TTGAAACGAGCATTAAAAAAGAGAGTAAAAGCTGTGTTGAACAATAACCCCAGCAGCGATGATGCCCCGGTAGAAGTGCTAAATGTGATGAATCCAAAAGTTAACCGCCGGGTGCGGACAAAAGCTGCCATGATTGGCTTGGCAATCTCTATGGGAGCAACCAGCCTTTTGGTGACTCGACAAAGCGATCAAGCCCAAGCAGCGGTGCCAGTAGGCAGCCAAAAGGCAACCTCAGCTATTCCTGCTGTTCCTGACACTGAGGTGAAATTTGCCTCCACAAAGCTGGAATCCCATGCAGTCTCATCAGCGAGCGTGCCGGAAAATCCCGTTATTGTGGAACCAACGGCAGTCTCACAAGTGCCTGGGCTTGAAGCTAAATGGCAAGTCGCTACAAATAAAATGTCTTTGCAGCTTCCTGCATCAGAAACATTACCCCCAGCAACAGCCAGTTATAAAAATTCCACCAACCTGAAGCCTCAAGTGGCACAGGGATTGAACAACACATTAGCCGAGACTAGTTTCCCGACAGTCAATAATCTGTCTGACTCTAGTGCCAATGGTGTTGGTAGTACAAATATATCACTGAATGGACAGCCACAAATAGTGGCAACATCTGGTGCAGTCAACAGTGAAATAAATGCACAACTTAAAGCGCAACAAGAGTTTGCACTGAATCGCTTACAAGAAAAATCTAATCGATTAAGAAACAGTCTGGCACAGTTGCAGTCAGGGGAAATTGCAAACTCATCACCAGCTGATACTGCTTTGGCGCAACCGACGACTGTAGTTGAAAAAACTGTATTAGCCCAGTCGGACACTTCTGGCGATGCAAGCAAAGCGAACTTGATATCGAAGTTAAAACAGAAGACACAAACTAGTGCAATTGTACCAGTAGCAGCTACACCAACAGTCATTGCGTCCTCGGCTCGAACATCTTACGAAGTTAAGCCTGGAGATACACTAGCAGCGATCGCCAGCAAATACAATACTTCAGTATCAGAAATAGTTAAGGCAAATAACCTCAATAACCCCAATGAACTGCGAATTAGTCAACAACTAATTATTCCTGCTGTTCAAGTTGAGGCAACTGTAGCAAGTAAACCCACAGTAGCGAGTAAACTTACTTTTGTAGAGTCCAAGAAAACTCCCAAGGTAGCCACCTCCCCTGTAAACATTGGTAATGCTAACTCCTATTTACCATCGACTTCACAATTACCATCTATTGCCGACAACAGCAGCGTTGCCGTGCCTACATCGGTAATTGCAAATAATCCGGTTCAGGCAAATAGTGCCACAGACTTAGAAGTAGCCCCTACCACTACTAGGTCTTATGGTGTTGGTGGTGAAGATCCAGTGCCAACAGCTTTTGCCCAAATGCAACAGCCTAAAACAGCAGCAAATAGGGTAGCAAGGGGAAATAATAGCGATCGTTTGCAGGGCTTGCAAGCGGAAATTCAGAGATTACAGCAGAAATATCGCGCCCAACAGTCTGGTAACTTAGTTGTACCAGCAGCTAGCGAAACTAAGAATGCTGCAATACTCACTCCTATTTCTACCCCCAATAATTTCACAGTACCCAATTTTGCAGTTCGACCGAATAGTGTAGCAATACCAATTCCAGTTCCTACACCAATTAGGTCTAACTATAGCGTTCAGCCAGTTAAACCCCAATTCAGTACTGCTGTCCGTTCTACCGAACCAGTAAACCCAGAGTTCTTGCCTGATCTCGGTTCTGCTAGTAAGTGGACTCCCTCTGGCACTCAATCTGCCACAAGAGTTGCAACGCCTTATGGAAGATCAAATGCCTCTGAATCATTAGGAATGATGCGGGGAAGGACAGTTTCTCCACAGGTAATGCCACCTTTGGCAGCAGTGGATCAATATTTGCCAAGACCCATTGACGAACTGACACCTCCTCCATCTACTTCCACCTTAGCTTACATTTGGCCAGCAAAAGGTACCCTAACTTCTGGCTTTGGTATGCGGTGGGGAAGACCGCACAAGGGAATTGATGTTGCTAACTCTACTGGTACGCCAGTAGTTGCTTCAGCTGAGGGGACTATTGAAAAAGCTGGCTGGAACAACGGTGGCTACGGCAACCTTGTTGAAATCCGCCATCCTGATGGCAGCACGACTCGCTATGCTCATAACAGTAAAATTCTGGTGCAACCTGGTCAACAGGTGCATCAAGGAGAAACAATTGCTTTAATGGGCACTACTGGTCATAGCACTGGGCCACACAGCCACTTTGAAATCCATCCAGCAGGTAAGGGTGCTGTTAACCCAATAGCCTTCTTACCATCCAATCGCGTGTAA
- the cas12k gene encoding type V CRISPR-associated protein Cas12k (Type V-K CRISPR systems have also been known as with the large Cas12k protein, has also been known as type V-U5, and Cas12k as C2c5.), translating into MNRQRQQQQRNSHERHKAQKSNTQIKLSELELGKHIDNLLAQAIITLAKSYQAGSIVLPTIKNVRESIQSEIEARAVKRCPNYKEGQQQYAKQYRQSIHRWSYNRLIGCIKSQAAKANISIEQGPQPIRDSPQEKARDLAIAAYHFRQNKS; encoded by the coding sequence CTGAACCGCCAGCGACAGCAGCAGCAACGTAATTCTCATGAACGCCACAAAGCTCAAAAAAGCAACACACAAATTAAGTTGTCAGAATTGGAGTTAGGAAAGCACATTGATAACTTACTAGCACAAGCAATTATCACGTTAGCTAAAAGTTACCAAGCTGGCAGCATTGTTCTACCCACAATAAAAAATGTACGCGAGAGCATCCAAAGTGAAATAGAAGCTAGGGCAGTGAAAAGATGTCCTAATTACAAAGAAGGTCAGCAACAGTATGCTAAACAGTACCGCCAGAGTATTCATCGTTGGAGCTACAACAGACTGATTGGGTGTATTAAGAGCCAAGCCGCTAAGGCAAACATTTCTATAGAACAAGGCCCACAACCTATTCGAGATAGTCCTCAAGAAAAAGCGCGAGATTTAGCGATCGCTGCTTACCATTTTCGTCAAAATAAATCTTAA
- a CDS encoding IS4/Tn5 family transposase DNA-binding protein, which produces MKLLEANPYRNCDLGDKRLTDRAVLIAEALKVKYGHPLSEIFQSASDLKRGYEFFSNPKTTFNKLTQPSFKQTAQEIYGIPIVLAVGDTTYLDYKKILEKRDDYGPTGNGGNGLILHSSLALDPDFGQPLGLLWEKLWHRQHKASPPPGETSTAKKKRLKKER; this is translated from the coding sequence ATGAAATTACTAGAAGCAAATCCGTACCGTAATTGTGATTTGGGAGACAAACGCTTGACCGACAGAGCAGTGTTAATTGCGGAGGCTTTAAAAGTAAAATATGGTCATCCTCTATCAGAAATATTTCAAAGCGCTAGTGACCTCAAACGCGGTTACGAATTTTTTTCTAACCCTAAAACTACTTTTAACAAGTTGACTCAACCATCTTTTAAACAGACGGCACAAGAGATTTATGGCATACCAATAGTATTAGCGGTAGGAGATACTACTTATCTAGATTATAAAAAAATATTAGAAAAAAGAGATGATTATGGACCAACAGGTAATGGTGGGAACGGACTAATTTTACATAGTTCTTTAGCACTAGACCCAGATTTTGGTCAGCCACTAGGACTATTATGGGAGAAATTGTGGCATCGACAGCACAAAGCATCTCCACCACCAGGGGAAACATCTACGGCAAAAAAAAAGCGATTAAAAAAAGAACGTTGA
- a CDS encoding GIY-YIG nuclease family protein: MANQSFFSTSREKSERLKAHNRRKQFTKMGDKTRIAWLECSDTQLLGQIETALINYFKPKLNGTNNPDASDRLTVY, encoded by the coding sequence ATCGCGAACCAGTCTTTCTTTTCCACATCCCGTGAAAAGTCAGAAAGGTTGAAAGCGCACAATAGACGCAAACAGTTCACCAAAATGGGAGATAAAACCCGTATTGCATGGCTTGAGTGTAGCGATACGCAACTATTAGGACAGATAGAAACAGCTTTAATTAACTATTTCAAACCAAAGCTCAACGGAACAAATAATCCCGATGCCAGCGATAGATTGACTGTTTATTGA